In the Ruminococcus sp. OA3 genome, one interval contains:
- a CDS encoding ABC transporter permease: MNKTKKASGLMSYAGTFGAFIILCVILAVASNNFLSYSNFMSILKQTSFNALLSTGMLFCLITAGIDLSVGANATFCACFMGMLVKMGMTNSFIMIVVGLLAGTLIGFINGTLLTRLHLPHPFVSTLGMKNFLWGFALLVTGSQMIGNFPKGVQALGANTISGFPISFLVVVVIYIILHILLTRTALGRSVYCAGGNMEATRLSGINSANVLTFCYALSGFMAALAGIISIGRSGICNGANAIQPYDTDAIAACVIGGASFMGGKGTMLGTMIGALIIATLRNGFTLLSIDSAVQNMVLGLVIILAVLLDVIREQMETKRRRLEAARQQA; encoded by the coding sequence ATGAACAAAACAAAAAAAGCGAGCGGCTTAATGTCTTATGCAGGTACCTTTGGAGCATTTATTATTCTCTGTGTTATCCTGGCAGTAGCAAGCAATAATTTTTTGAGCTACAGTAACTTTATGTCAATTTTGAAACAGACATCCTTTAATGCACTATTATCCACGGGGATGCTGTTCTGCCTGATTACCGCGGGTATCGATCTTTCGGTTGGTGCAAATGCAACCTTCTGTGCCTGTTTCATGGGCATGCTGGTAAAAATGGGAATGACAAATTCTTTTATTATGATCGTTGTTGGACTTCTGGCAGGTACGCTGATTGGATTCATCAACGGCACCCTTCTTACCAGGCTGCATCTGCCGCATCCCTTTGTTTCGACCCTGGGAATGAAAAATTTTCTGTGGGGATTTGCCCTTCTGGTAACAGGATCTCAAATGATTGGAAATTTTCCAAAAGGAGTACAGGCACTGGGGGCAAATACTATCAGTGGATTTCCGATAAGTTTTCTTGTAGTTGTAGTGATCTATATAATCCTGCATATTTTACTTACGAGAACTGCGCTTGGCCGTTCCGTTTACTGTGCAGGAGGAAACATGGAGGCAACCAGACTTTCCGGTATTAATTCTGCAAATGTACTGACTTTCTGTTATGCGCTCTCTGGATTCATGGCAGCTCTCGCAGGTATCATATCTATTGGGCGTTCCGGTATTTGTAATGGAGCCAATGCCATACAACCTTATGATACAGATGCCATCGCAGCCTGTGTTATCGGCGGTGCTTCATTTATGGGCGGTAAAGGCACCATGCTGGGTACCATGATTGGCGCACTGATTATTGCAACTCTGAGGAATGGGTTCACCCTTCTGTCTATTGATTCTGCGGTACAGAATATGGTGCTTGGTCTGGTAATTATTCTGGCAGTATTGCTTGATGTAATTCGCGAGCAGATGGAAACAAAACGCCGCCGTTTAGAAGCTGCAAGACAGCAGGCTTAA
- a CDS encoding sugar ABC transporter ATP-binding protein yields MSEYVVELKNCRKTFPGVVALDKMQLAVKPGEILGLIGENGAGKSTLIKVLTGVHCPDAGEIYVEGRLKSFKNPNDSAAAGIACVYQELNIEKLLSITDNIFINKWIKGPTGLLDYKTMHKKTREVMASLGQDVDPEKAAGTLGMGVQQMIEIAKAILIDAKMIIMDEPTSSLGENEVKQLMETCRNLKARGIGIVFVSHKLEELFELCDRVTVIRDGQYVDTRDIKDWTSDSLIAAMVGRTLDNLFPKEFGKKGEVMLEVQHLKEGGILDDVSFKAYGGEILGFAGLVGAGRTETMRAIFGADPLDDGKIFVHGKEVNIKSPGHAIKAGIAFLTEDRKGQGLVLQESIRTNVFLANVKGFSKGVFLDDKKIDEICAENIESLRIKTPSPDERVGQLSGGNQQKVVLGKWINADCDIYIFDEPTRGIDVGAKIEVYKVMNSLVKEGKCVIMISSELPEILGMSDRVVVMRGGRVMGEVERDTDHFNQESLMKAAWGGKLS; encoded by the coding sequence ATGAGTGAATATGTAGTAGAATTGAAGAATTGCCGAAAGACATTTCCAGGTGTCGTAGCGCTCGATAAGATGCAGTTGGCTGTTAAACCTGGAGAGATTTTGGGGTTGATTGGAGAAAACGGTGCAGGAAAATCCACGCTGATTAAGGTTTTGACAGGTGTACATTGTCCCGATGCAGGTGAGATTTATGTAGAGGGCCGGTTAAAGAGCTTTAAGAATCCGAACGACTCGGCAGCAGCAGGCATTGCCTGTGTGTATCAGGAGCTGAATATTGAGAAATTACTGAGTATTACAGATAATATTTTTATCAACAAATGGATCAAAGGTCCTACAGGGCTGCTGGATTATAAAACCATGCATAAAAAAACAAGAGAGGTTATGGCGTCCCTTGGACAGGATGTAGATCCGGAAAAGGCCGCAGGCACACTTGGTATGGGGGTACAGCAGATGATCGAGATTGCGAAGGCAATTCTGATTGATGCAAAAATGATTATTATGGATGAGCCAACCTCCTCTCTCGGCGAAAATGAAGTGAAACAGTTAATGGAAACCTGCCGTAATTTAAAAGCCAGAGGTATTGGCATTGTCTTTGTATCGCACAAACTGGAAGAACTGTTTGAGCTGTGCGACCGTGTAACGGTTATCCGTGACGGGCAGTATGTGGATACCAGAGATATCAAAGACTGGACCAGTGATTCGCTGATTGCTGCCATGGTGGGACGGACACTGGATAATTTGTTTCCCAAGGAATTTGGGAAAAAGGGTGAAGTTATGCTGGAGGTTCAGCATCTGAAAGAGGGGGGCATTCTGGATGATGTCAGTTTTAAAGCATACGGCGGGGAGATTCTTGGATTTGCCGGTTTGGTAGGAGCTGGCCGGACGGAGACCATGCGTGCTATATTTGGAGCGGATCCACTGGATGACGGAAAGATATTTGTCCACGGCAAAGAAGTGAATATCAAGAGTCCGGGGCATGCGATCAAAGCAGGAATTGCGTTCCTCACGGAAGATCGAAAAGGCCAGGGGCTGGTATTACAGGAGTCTATCCGTACGAACGTGTTTTTGGCAAACGTCAAAGGTTTCAGCAAAGGGGTGTTTCTGGACGACAAAAAAATCGATGAGATATGTGCAGAGAATATCGAGTCGCTTCGTATCAAGACACCGTCCCCGGATGAGCGGGTTGGACAACTGTCCGGCGGCAATCAGCAGAAGGTCGTTCTTGGAAAATGGATTAATGCTGACTGTGATATCTATATCTTTGATGAGCCAACCCGTGGGATTGACGTAGGCGCCAAAATTGAAGTATACAAGGTGATGAACAGTCTGGTAAAGGAAGGAAAATGTGTGATCATGATTTCCTCCGAGCTTCCGGAAATCCTTGGCATGAGTGACCGTGTGGTCGTCATGCGCGGAGGAAGAGTTATGGGAGAGGTGGAAAGAGATACGGATCATTTTAATCAGGAAAGTCTGATGAAGGCTGCCTGGGGAGGTAAGTTATCATGA